The proteins below are encoded in one region of Triticum aestivum cultivar Chinese Spring chromosome 1B, IWGSC CS RefSeq v2.1, whole genome shotgun sequence:
- the LOC123128547 gene encoding uncharacterized protein isoform X1, which translates to MSAASGAACRVCGGGAEDCSCLLQRGRGAAGVRCGVADLNRGFPGMFGQATEEPAVDVVAGGGGAAAVGLQEFQFFGQEDHESVAWLFNDHAPLGGEDRLQHRPVATEQLQRRQAFDAYAEYQPGHGLTFDVPVPLSRDVVDTAILGLGGGNPVTSGATIVSDALLRERNVDVHGSRGQLGRPERRHGGGAGQRRRVLCRLKRRCRRRRTGTNGAAGGEADAVQREAEEAAVREADPVRVPQGLRRDAAARQGTVRQGARRRRGRGTVAAAAADAGRRLRARPARPRVVPLVASRHVLHAHVVQQ; encoded by the exons ATGTCGGCGGCGTCGGGCGCCGCGTGCCGTGTGTGTGGCGGGGGCGCTGAGGACTGCTCCTGCTTGTTGCAGCGCGGGAGAGGAGCTGCAGGGGTGCGGTGCGGGGTGGCCGACCTGAACCGCGGCTTCCCCGGGATGTTCGGCCAGGCGACGGAGGAGCCGGCCGTTGACGTCGttgccggaggcggcggcgctgcggcggtGGGGCTGCAGGAGTTCCAGTTcttcgggcaggaggaccacgagAGCGTGGCCTGGCTGTTCAACGACCACGCGCCCCTCGGTGGGGAGGACCGCCTGCAGCACCGCCCGGTGGCAACCGAGCAACTGCAGCGCCGCCAGGCGTtcgacgcgtacgccgagtaccagCCCGGACATGGCCTCACGTTCGACGTGCCGGTGCCGCTGAGCCGAGATGTCGTCGACACGGCCATTCTGGGGCTCGGCGGCGGCAACCCGGTCACGTCCGGCGCCACAATCGTGAGTG ATGCCTTATTGCGGGAGAGAAACGTTGACGTTCACGGAAGCCGCGGCCAGCTCGGTCGACCGGAACGACGACACGGCGGCGGGGCTGGCCAACGGCGGCGCGTACTCTGCCGGCTCAAGCGGCGGTGTCGTCGGCGACGTACCGGCACCAACGGAGCTGCGGGAGGCGAAGCTGATGCGGTACAAAGAGAAGCGGAAGAGGCGGCGGTACGAGAAGCAGATCCGGTACGCGTCCCGCAAGGCCTACGCCGAGATGCGGCCGCGCGTCAAGGGACGGTTCGCCAAGGTgcccgacggcggcgagggcgcggcaccgtcgccgccgcagcagccgaCGCAGGCCGCCGGTTACGAGCCCGGCCGGCTCGACCTCGGGTGGTTCCGCTCGTAGCAAGCAGACATGTATTACACGCGCACGTAGTGCAGCAGTAG
- the LOC123128547 gene encoding transcription factor GHD7 isoform X2 has product MSAASGAACRVCGGGAEDCSCLLQRGRGAAGVRCGVADLNRGFPGMFGQATEEPAVDVVAGGGGAAAVGLQEFQFFGQEDHESVAWLFNDHAPLGGEDRLQHRPVATEQLQRRQAFDAYAEYQPGHGLTFDVPVPLSRDVVDTAILGLGGGNPVTSGATIMPYCGRETLTFTEAAASSVDRNDDTAAGLANGGAYSAGSSGGVVGDVPAPTELREAKLMRYKEKRKRRRYEKQIRYASRKAYAEMRPRVKGRFAKVPDGGEGAAPSPPQQPTQAAGYEPGRLDLGWFRS; this is encoded by the exons ATGTCGGCGGCGTCGGGCGCCGCGTGCCGTGTGTGTGGCGGGGGCGCTGAGGACTGCTCCTGCTTGTTGCAGCGCGGGAGAGGAGCTGCAGGGGTGCGGTGCGGGGTGGCCGACCTGAACCGCGGCTTCCCCGGGATGTTCGGCCAGGCGACGGAGGAGCCGGCCGTTGACGTCGttgccggaggcggcggcgctgcggcggtGGGGCTGCAGGAGTTCCAGTTcttcgggcaggaggaccacgagAGCGTGGCCTGGCTGTTCAACGACCACGCGCCCCTCGGTGGGGAGGACCGCCTGCAGCACCGCCCGGTGGCAACCGAGCAACTGCAGCGCCGCCAGGCGTtcgacgcgtacgccgagtaccagCCCGGACATGGCCTCACGTTCGACGTGCCGGTGCCGCTGAGCCGAGATGTCGTCGACACGGCCATTCTGGGGCTCGGCGGCGGCAACCCGGTCACGTCCGGCGCCACAATC ATGCCTTATTGCGGGAGAGAAACGTTGACGTTCACGGAAGCCGCGGCCAGCTCGGTCGACCGGAACGACGACACGGCGGCGGGGCTGGCCAACGGCGGCGCGTACTCTGCCGGCTCAAGCGGCGGTGTCGTCGGCGACGTACCGGCACCAACGGAGCTGCGGGAGGCGAAGCTGATGCGGTACAAAGAGAAGCGGAAGAGGCGGCGGTACGAGAAGCAGATCCGGTACGCGTCCCGCAAGGCCTACGCCGAGATGCGGCCGCGCGTCAAGGGACGGTTCGCCAAGGTgcccgacggcggcgagggcgcggcaccgtcgccgccgcagcagccgaCGCAGGCCGCCGGTTACGAGCCCGGCCGGCTCGACCTCGGGTGGTTCCGCTCGTAG